In one window of Acanthochromis polyacanthus isolate Apoly-LR-REF ecotype Palm Island chromosome 8, KAUST_Apoly_ChrSc, whole genome shotgun sequence DNA:
- the LOC127535115 gene encoding zona pellucida sperm-binding protein 3-like yields MVDMMLIVRIPLCLFCGALAAAAARDFYQDVHLADRRFTGLRPERPVVQEPAAVQQEKQSFQEPLSWRFPEPPAEEEPHFPPNFELKPPAAADSVTAICGESSVRVEAKKDLLGIGKPVQAADVTLGGCASIWEDPEVLVFESELHSCGSQLMMSEDSFIYIFTLFYTPSPLGDSPIIRTVDFSISIQCHYQRKHDVSSGLLKPTWTPFSGTKVSDENLYFSLRLMTDDWQFPRPSAQFLLGDKMRFEASVKQFHHIPLRVTVDSCVASVAPNIDTVPRYAFLGNKGCLFDSQLTGSSSQFLPRSQDGKLQFEIEAFKFQQDNSGVMYITCSLRATTADTAVDTTNKACSFSNGWREASGSHRACSCCDTNCGTSSKSDLTEAGSQLTGLCWCSVGT; encoded by the exons aTGGTCGACATGATGCTGATTGTCAGAATCCCTCTCTGCTTGTTCTGTGGAgctttagcagcagcagcagctcgggACTTCTACCAGGACGTCCACCTTGCAGACCGCAGGTTTACAGGCCTGAGACCAGAGCGGCCTGTAGTCCAGGAACCAGCAG CTGTCCAACAGGAGAAACAATCTTTTCAAGAACCGTTGTCTTGGAGGTTCCCGGAGCCACCGGCTGAAGAGGAGCCTCACTTCCCTCCGAACTTTGAACTGAagccaccagcagcagctgacaGTGTCACGGCCATCTGCGGAGAGAGCTCTGTCCGAGTGGAGGCCAAGAAAGACCTGCTGGGGATTGGTAAACCAGTCCAGGCTGCAGATGTCACACTAGGAGGATGTGCTTCCATATGGGAGGATCCTGAGGTCCTGGTCTTTGAATCAGAGCTGCACAGTTGTGGCAGCCAGCTGATG ATGTCTGAGGATTCGTTCATCTACATCTTCACACTGTTCTACACTCCCAGCCCTCTGGGAGACAGTCCCATCATCCGAACCGTAGACTTCTCAATCAGCATCCAGTGCCACTACCAGAG gAAGCATGATGTGAGCAGCGGGCTGCTCAAGCCGACCTGGACTCCGTTCAGTGGCACCAAAGTTTCAGACGAGAATCTTTACTTCTCCCTCAGACTCATGACTG atgATTGGCAGTTCCCTCGTCCATCTGCTCAGTTCCTCCTGGGAGACAAGATGAGGTTTGAAGCTTCAGTCAAACAATTTCATCACATCCCTCTCAGAGTGACCGTGGACAGCTGTGTGGCATCAGTGGCCCCAAATATTGACACCGTCCCTCGATATGCCTTCCTGGGAAACAAGGG gtgtCTATTCGACAGTCAGCTGACAGGCTCCAGCTCTCAGTTCCTGCCTCGATCTCAGGATGGCAAACTGCAGTTTGAGATTGAGGCTTTCAAGTTCCAGCAGGACAACAGTGGCGTG ATGTACATCACATGCAGTTTGAGAGCCACAACAGCAGATACAGCTGTTGACACCACAAACAAGGCCTGTTCATTCTCCAACGG GTGGAGGGAGGCCAGTGGCAGCCATCGCGCCTGTTCTTGCTGCGACACAAACTGTGGGACAAGTAGCAAGAGTGACCTGACTGAagcaggtagtcagctgactgGTTTGTGCTG GTGCTCAGTGGGAACATGA